Proteins co-encoded in one Candidatus Zixiibacteriota bacterium genomic window:
- a CDS encoding ATP-binding protein, producing the protein MSFLGRIFKLSLRTKFVLPVAAMLVFSMVVVSGYLIKRHSSSFVKELESNGATLLKMLSINAESGVLFESTYELDDLLRVLARFDGIDYCVITNADGVILSQTGTRYVDSTTGTFADRRDFHDAGDYRRYFTTNDGHEIMVVIAPVWSQTQQINRESLGMTGGMDPSNGGQQSKREIGTIELGLSLESVNREMTRAQTIAILLTVLVVLATIVLLAFIISAITKPVTELVSVTDQVSRGDLSRRVEINQHDEIGHLASTFNKMIESLRQSRNEIEEYNRNLEQKIVERTRQLEEAQAQLIQSEKMSAIGQLAAGVAHELNNPLGGILGYAQFTLEKLQKNVPEKTTSKEIESYLRYVRDIEVQARRCKAIVQNLLRFSRSSRTEDFEEIDVNRTVEETISFVEHQLRLSKIDLRTTLAKNLPMIRGNTGQLQQVFTNLLINAMHASAPGSCIEIYSRYSPALGEFGGAVELVFTDHGCGIAQENIKKVFEPFFTTKEVGKGTGLGLSVSYGIIRSHGGEINVSETPNGGATFTIVLPLQKHPSLSDTDTVVHKNK; encoded by the coding sequence ATGAGCTTCCTGGGCCGCATATTCAAGCTGTCGCTTCGCACGAAGTTCGTGCTGCCGGTTGCCGCGATGCTGGTGTTCAGCATGGTTGTGGTCTCGGGCTACCTGATCAAGCGTCACTCGAGCAGTTTCGTCAAGGAACTGGAATCCAACGGCGCAACGCTGCTGAAGATGCTGTCGATCAACGCCGAGAGCGGCGTGTTGTTCGAGTCGACGTACGAACTCGACGATTTGCTGCGCGTGCTCGCCCGTTTCGACGGAATCGACTATTGCGTAATTACGAACGCAGACGGCGTGATCCTGTCGCAGACGGGGACGCGGTACGTCGACTCGACGACCGGTACGTTTGCGGACCGTCGCGACTTCCACGACGCCGGCGACTACCGCCGCTACTTCACGACCAACGACGGGCACGAGATCATGGTGGTTATTGCGCCGGTGTGGTCCCAAACGCAGCAAATCAACCGGGAATCGCTGGGGATGACGGGCGGCATGGACCCGTCGAACGGCGGTCAGCAGTCGAAACGCGAGATCGGGACAATCGAACTGGGCCTGTCGCTGGAGTCGGTGAATCGCGAAATGACGCGCGCGCAGACGATCGCGATTCTGCTCACGGTGCTGGTGGTGCTGGCCACGATCGTGCTGCTGGCGTTTATCATCAGCGCCATCACCAAGCCCGTGACCGAACTGGTGTCCGTGACGGACCAGGTGAGCCGGGGGGATCTGAGCCGTCGCGTGGAGATCAACCAGCACGATGAGATCGGCCATCTGGCCTCCACGTTCAACAAGATGATCGAATCCCTGCGGCAATCGCGGAACGAGATCGAGGAATACAATCGGAACCTGGAACAGAAGATCGTGGAGCGGACGCGCCAGCTGGAGGAAGCCCAGGCGCAGCTGATCCAGTCGGAAAAGATGAGCGCGATCGGACAGCTTGCGGCCGGCGTCGCCCACGAATTGAACAACCCGCTCGGCGGGATACTCGGATATGCGCAGTTTACGCTGGAGAAGCTGCAGAAAAACGTGCCGGAGAAAACGACCTCCAAGGAGATCGAGAGTTACCTTCGGTACGTACGGGATATCGAGGTACAGGCGCGTCGCTGCAAGGCGATCGTGCAGAACCTGCTGCGTTTTTCGCGTTCGTCGCGGACGGAGGACTTCGAGGAGATCGACGTCAACCGGACCGTCGAAGAGACGATATCGTTTGTGGAGCACCAGTTGCGGCTGAGCAAGATCGATCTCAGGACAACGCTGGCGAAGAATTTGCCGATGATTCGCGGCAATACGGGCCAGTTGCAGCAGGTATTCACCAACCTGTTGATCAACGCCATGCACGCGTCGGCGCCGGGCAGTTGTATCGAAATCTACTCCCGGTACAGCCCGGCGCTGGGAGAGTTCGGCGGCGCGGTCGAACTGGTATTTACCGACCACGGCTGCGGGATAGCCCAGGAGAATATCAAAAAGGTTTTTGAGCCGTTCTTTACGACCAAAGAAGTGGGGAAAGGCACGGGCCTTGGATTATCGGTCAGCTACGGCATAATCCGCTCCCACGGCGGAGAAATCAACGTTTCGGAAACCCCGAACGGAGGGGCCACGTTTACTATTGTCTTGCCGCTTCAGAAACATCCCAGCCTGTCCGATACTGATACAGTAGTGCACAAGAACAAATAA
- a CDS encoding response regulator, producing the protein MERILIIDDCRVMRDLLSEFLQEEGFEVFSTEDPEEAVEELDRRTYSLCICDMHLTYIDGMTVVQQLEARYPDLRFIITDSLPDQKAVERIEASEYAYIHKPFELDQIRQLIQHCLQPTRQTQ; encoded by the coding sequence ATGGAGCGCATACTGATTATCGACGATTGCCGGGTGATGCGGGATCTGTTGTCGGAGTTTCTACAGGAAGAAGGATTCGAAGTGTTTTCGACCGAGGATCCGGAGGAAGCGGTCGAAGAGCTGGATCGTCGGACGTATTCGCTGTGCATCTGCGACATGCACCTGACCTATATCGACGGCATGACGGTGGTACAGCAACTGGAGGCGCGTTACCCTGACCTGCGATTCATCATAACGGATTCGCTGCCGGATCAGAAGGCGGTGGAACGGATCGAGGCGTCCGAGTACGCGTACATACACAAGCCGTTCGAACTCGATCAGATTCGGCAGTTGATACAGCATTGCCTGCAGCCGACCCGGCAAACGCAGTAA
- a CDS encoding C1 family peptidase: protein MITRCVIVLSLAVMLSALPSSPAAQPGAVSPELLERYEAQAAQDTDLRNRINAVTNNDIKNLALNRGLLANNDGLFNVQVKGTGIIDQHSTGRCWMFAGANVVTPKVMTALKMSDFQLSQAYLAFYDKLEKANCFLESMIAMRKQPIDDRSVQMYLQEPLGDGGWWHYFTGLVQKYGIVPASVMPETKQSSSTGMINRLATTLLRKGAAEIRRMSGEGQSEAQIRQRKEAMLADVYDLLVYGYGQPPNEFTFRWEEGEDSAKVIMERSFTPQTFLKAFFGDSIPEYVAIANNPAEKMNQLYELEGSRNIQEAKDMRALNLPIERLKHYAIKSLLDSQLVWFACDVGQDNYNDSGIFAIDIYDFNTALGKDFDITKADRIRYMDMSPNHAMVLTAVDTSAGGEPRKWRVENSWGSDRGAKGYWTMYDGWFDEWVLLVVIDKRLLEPEDLALLEQTPVRIKDWQPFFLALRNLQLE, encoded by the coding sequence ATGATTACACGGTGCGTGATTGTCCTCTCTCTGGCAGTGATGTTGTCGGCCCTCCCCTCTTCTCCGGCGGCGCAGCCGGGGGCGGTCAGCCCGGAGTTACTGGAACGGTATGAGGCGCAGGCGGCCCAGGATACGGACCTTCGAAACCGGATCAACGCCGTTACCAACAACGACATAAAAAACCTCGCTCTCAACCGCGGCTTGCTCGCCAATAACGACGGGCTGTTCAACGTGCAGGTGAAGGGCACGGGTATCATCGATCAGCATTCGACCGGCCGGTGCTGGATGTTTGCCGGAGCGAACGTTGTCACGCCGAAAGTCATGACGGCACTCAAAATGTCGGACTTCCAATTGTCGCAGGCATATCTCGCGTTTTATGACAAGCTGGAAAAGGCCAACTGTTTTCTGGAATCCATGATCGCCATGCGCAAACAGCCTATCGACGATCGGTCGGTGCAGATGTACCTGCAGGAACCGCTCGGTGACGGCGGCTGGTGGCACTATTTCACCGGACTGGTGCAGAAGTACGGAATCGTACCGGCCTCGGTGATGCCGGAGACGAAGCAGTCTTCGTCGACCGGGATGATTAACCGCCTTGCAACAACACTGCTTCGCAAGGGCGCGGCTGAGATACGCCGGATGTCCGGGGAGGGACAAAGTGAAGCGCAGATACGGCAGCGCAAGGAAGCCATGCTGGCGGACGTGTACGATTTGCTGGTGTACGGTTACGGGCAGCCGCCGAACGAGTTTACGTTTCGCTGGGAGGAGGGCGAAGACTCGGCCAAGGTGATTATGGAGCGGTCTTTCACGCCGCAGACGTTTCTGAAGGCGTTTTTCGGCGACTCGATTCCGGAGTACGTGGCAATCGCCAACAATCCCGCCGAGAAGATGAACCAGTTGTACGAGCTGGAGGGAAGTCGCAATATCCAGGAAGCGAAAGATATGCGGGCGCTGAACCTGCCGATCGAACGGCTCAAGCATTATGCGATCAAGTCGCTGCTCGACAGCCAGCTGGTGTGGTTCGCCTGCGATGTCGGGCAGGATAATTACAACGACTCGGGCATCTTTGCGATCGACATTTATGATTTCAACACGGCGCTGGGCAAAGACTTCGACATCACCAAAGCGGATCGTATCCGGTACATGGACATGTCCCCCAATCACGCGATGGTGCTGACCGCGGTTGATACGTCGGCCGGAGGCGAGCCGAGAAAGTGGCGGGTGGAGAATTCCTGGGGGAGCGATCGCGGGGCCAAGGGATACTGGACAATGTACGACGGGTGGTTCGACGAGTGGGTGCTGCTGGTAGTAATAGACAAGCGATTGCTCGAGCCCGAGGACCTGGCGTTACTGGAACAGACTCCGGTCCGGATCAAGGACTGGCAGCCGTTCTTTCTGGCGCTTCGGAATCTGCAGCTTGAATAG
- a CDS encoding vitamin B12-dependent ribonucleotide reductase, whose protein sequence is MTDKTHIQLSDNALTVLARRYLMKDRQGRVIETPAELFRRVANFIAEADRTYGADDAGVARTAEIFFGMMARREFMPNSPTLMNAGRPLGQLSACFVLPVGDSMEEIFEANKNAALIHKSGGGTGFAFSRLRPRNSVVASTSGVASGPVSFMKVFNASTEAVKQGGTRRGANMGILRIDHPDILEFISCKDNTSEITNFNISVAVTDRFMEAVDKGLSYPLIDPRTGKTYINDGQEVSLDAREVFDRIIDHAWRTGEPGVIFLDRINRLNPTRPSETIEATNPCGEQPLPPYDSCNLGSINLGLFVRDPLPDSYAISSPTDGIDWDRLGETVRLGVHFLDNVIDQNRYPIPAIEAQTKLNRRIGLGVMGWADMLVKLRLPYNSDGAFALAGKVMEFIHTEATNHSSTLAKTRGKLPNWNGTVYREQGVAMRNATVTTIAPTGTISIIAGCSSGIEPFYAIAFERNVLDGTRMTEVNPLFEAAARDAGVYSDELVEKVISVRSIGHLDQIPEPIRALFLTAADISPLEHIRMQAAFQTFCDSSVSKTINLPESASRDDVATAFHAAYDLGCKGVTIYRDNSRPNQVLSSRPAAASPALSEGQRAAAPAPTSDKPVEQRPTVLPGFTEKIKTGYGNLYVTVNTRDGRPFEVFAHIGKSGYTTMADTEAICRLISLALRSHVPVDQVIRQLLGIGGSSPVFASGSKVSSIPDAIAQVLQRHFGHLQDPATRQDQPAEICPECASPMTLDSGCYLCSFCGYSSC, encoded by the coding sequence ATGACGGACAAGACACATATTCAGTTGAGCGACAACGCCCTGACCGTGCTCGCGCGGCGCTATCTCATGAAAGACCGGCAGGGACGGGTGATCGAGACGCCGGCCGAGCTCTTTCGCCGGGTGGCTAACTTTATTGCCGAGGCCGACCGCACCTACGGGGCCGACGATGCCGGGGTGGCCCGTACCGCGGAGATTTTCTTCGGCATGATGGCCCGCCGCGAGTTTATGCCCAACTCGCCTACCCTCATGAACGCCGGTCGGCCCCTCGGCCAGCTCTCGGCCTGTTTTGTTCTGCCCGTGGGTGACTCGATGGAGGAAATATTCGAGGCCAACAAAAACGCCGCTCTTATTCACAAATCGGGCGGCGGAACAGGCTTCGCCTTCTCCCGCCTCCGCCCCCGAAACTCGGTCGTCGCGTCGACCTCCGGCGTTGCGTCCGGTCCGGTCTCGTTTATGAAAGTTTTTAACGCCTCCACCGAGGCCGTCAAACAGGGTGGCACCCGCCGTGGCGCCAACATGGGCATTCTCCGTATCGACCACCCCGACATCCTTGAATTTATATCCTGCAAGGACAACACCAGCGAAATTACCAACTTCAATATCTCGGTGGCCGTCACCGATCGGTTCATGGAAGCCGTCGACAAAGGATTGTCCTATCCGCTCATCGACCCTCGCACCGGGAAGACCTATATCAACGACGGTCAGGAGGTGTCACTCGATGCCCGGGAGGTTTTCGATCGGATTATTGATCACGCCTGGCGGACAGGGGAGCCGGGCGTGATATTTCTCGACCGCATAAATCGCCTCAATCCCACCCGCCCCTCCGAAACCATAGAGGCCACCAATCCCTGCGGTGAGCAACCGCTGCCGCCGTACGACTCATGCAATCTGGGGTCGATCAATCTCGGGCTGTTTGTCAGAGACCCCCTGCCGGACTCGTACGCCATCAGCTCGCCGACCGACGGCATCGACTGGGATCGCCTCGGCGAGACCGTGCGGCTGGGCGTCCATTTCCTGGATAACGTGATCGACCAGAACAGATACCCCATCCCGGCAATCGAGGCTCAGACCAAACTGAACCGGCGGATCGGCCTCGGCGTCATGGGCTGGGCTGACATGCTCGTGAAGCTTCGCCTGCCGTACAACAGTGACGGAGCCTTTGCGCTGGCCGGGAAAGTAATGGAGTTCATACACACCGAGGCGACCAATCACTCCTCGACCCTTGCCAAGACGCGCGGAAAACTGCCCAACTGGAACGGTACGGTCTACCGGGAACAGGGCGTGGCCATGCGTAACGCCACCGTCACGACTATCGCCCCGACCGGGACTATCTCCATTATCGCCGGCTGCTCCTCCGGGATTGAGCCGTTCTACGCTATCGCATTCGAGCGGAACGTGCTGGATGGAACGCGCATGACCGAAGTCAACCCGCTTTTCGAGGCGGCCGCGCGCGACGCCGGCGTGTATTCCGATGAGTTGGTTGAAAAAGTTATTTCGGTCCGCTCGATTGGGCATCTCGACCAGATCCCGGAACCTATCCGGGCGCTCTTTCTGACGGCTGCCGACATCTCGCCGCTGGAACACATCCGCATGCAGGCCGCCTTCCAGACCTTCTGCGATTCGTCGGTATCCAAGACCATTAACCTGCCGGAATCAGCTTCCCGCGACGATGTTGCGACCGCTTTTCATGCCGCGTACGATCTCGGCTGCAAAGGCGTCACCATTTACCGCGACAACTCCCGCCCCAATCAGGTACTTTCTTCCAGGCCGGCAGCTGCGTCGCCGGCTCTCTCAGAAGGACAAAGGGCGGCCGCGCCCGCTCCGACTTCCGATAAACCGGTTGAACAGCGTCCCACCGTTTTGCCCGGATTCACCGAGAAGATCAAGACCGGCTACGGCAATCTGTATGTCACGGTGAATACCCGGGATGGCCGACCGTTTGAAGTCTTTGCCCACATCGGCAAGTCCGGCTATACCACGATGGCGGATACCGAAGCGATCTGTCGCCTTATTTCTCTGGCGTTGCGATCCCACGTTCCGGTGGATCAGGTAATCCGGCAGCTTCTCGGAATCGGCGGATCCAGCCCTGTATTTGCTTCCGGCTCAAAGGTTTCGTCGATTCCCGATGCCATCGCGCAAGTCCTTCAGCGGCATTTCGGGCATCTGCAGGACCCCGCCACACGTCAGGATCAACCTGCGGAAATCTGCCCTGAATGCGCATCGCCGATGACCCTCGACTCCGGCTGCTACCTCTGCTCCTTCTGCGGTTATTCGAGCTGCTGA
- the acpS gene encoding holo-ACP synthase, producing the protein MIRAIGLDIIETERIARAIERYGERFVNRVLGDDERALFVTRRDKPQFLAGRFAAKEAAIKAMADFLERRPPYSAIQIIHEPGGRPVFKFHPDVAARLSSLACHVSISHDRSVAAAVAVFADRE; encoded by the coding sequence ATGATTCGTGCGATCGGACTCGACATAATTGAGACAGAGCGGATTGCCCGTGCGATCGAACGCTACGGCGAGCGCTTCGTCAACCGCGTGCTCGGCGACGACGAACGCGCTTTGTTTGTGACACGACGGGACAAGCCCCAGTTTCTCGCCGGACGATTCGCCGCCAAGGAAGCCGCGATAAAAGCGATGGCCGATTTCCTGGAGAGACGTCCGCCGTACTCCGCAATCCAGATCATTCATGAGCCCGGCGGTCGACCGGTGTTTAAATTCCATCCCGATGTCGCCGCACGGTTGTCGTCGCTCGCCTGCCACGTGTCGATCAGTCACGATCGCTCTGTCGCCGCTGCTGTTGCCGTGTTTGCGGACCGCGAGTGA
- a CDS encoding response regulator: MNDVNATRYRVLVVDDEDVVVSLVRDALEDEGVDVEGALSGPDALARIEHHSCDLIITDIRMPGMDGIELVSRVRERYPDVAVIFMTGYANLNSAKDAIKQGASDYIMKPFELNEIRQAVRKALDSVRQAAELSQTAKLNHLSDLNQVLFTANDRSSLITSSLQFAMLHQKAPYGSIVVLDGDGGSSSVITVAGDGIGSIELPGETAMGLAGAIERSRFERPAVIGSLYDLSLFQGSRREDLAEAIRPQWLTPGVSAVAVPVRRAGDVSALMLLGFPGDTVTIREADLTFLSITATQLAMSLENLSLLDETRQAYRRLKELQDETIELEKMATRGQLSAEIGHELNNFLGVVAGNLSLLEFNVKKQKFDDVERYISTMCETIEKMKRFTGNLMDLRIGSSTREILLFDQTIQEVIDYLRPQKRFRDVSIFVTQIDEHVPFEADSTQILQLLYNLFNNAADATLGCERREITVRLEKKDDSRRFRFAISDTGVGFPEDILRKAFNEKFTTKKTGHGFGLVVCRRIVDQHGGTVHVHSQTGQGATIVIEFPMAVVETVPA; the protein is encoded by the coding sequence ATGAACGACGTAAACGCGACTCGATACAGAGTACTGGTGGTTGACGACGAGGATGTTGTCGTCTCGCTGGTACGCGACGCGCTCGAGGACGAGGGCGTCGACGTCGAGGGTGCGCTCAGCGGGCCCGATGCGCTTGCCCGTATCGAACACCATTCCTGCGATCTGATTATCACCGACATCCGTATGCCCGGCATGGACGGGATCGAGCTGGTATCGCGCGTCCGGGAAAGATACCCTGACGTCGCGGTCATTTTCATGACCGGCTACGCGAATCTGAACTCGGCGAAGGACGCCATCAAGCAGGGCGCGTCGGACTACATCATGAAGCCGTTCGAGCTCAATGAGATCAGGCAAGCCGTGCGAAAGGCGCTGGATTCGGTTCGACAGGCCGCGGAACTGAGTCAGACCGCCAAGCTCAATCATCTGTCCGATCTCAACCAGGTGCTTTTTACGGCGAACGACCGAAGCTCCCTGATCACGTCGTCGCTGCAGTTTGCCATGCTGCATCAGAAGGCGCCGTACGGGTCGATCGTGGTGCTCGACGGCGACGGCGGAAGTAGTTCGGTGATTACGGTTGCCGGAGACGGCATCGGCAGTATCGAATTGCCGGGAGAGACGGCCATGGGGTTGGCCGGTGCCATCGAGCGGTCGCGGTTCGAGCGTCCGGCGGTAATCGGTTCGCTGTACGACCTTTCGCTCTTCCAGGGAAGCCGTCGCGAAGACCTTGCTGAGGCGATCCGTCCGCAGTGGCTGACGCCCGGCGTGTCGGCGGTGGCGGTGCCGGTGCGGCGGGCGGGGGACGTGTCCGCGCTGATGCTTCTGGGATTTCCGGGTGACACCGTCACCATCCGCGAGGCGGACCTGACGTTTCTGAGCATCACCGCCACGCAGCTCGCCATGAGTCTCGAGAACCTGTCGCTGCTCGACGAGACACGCCAGGCATACCGTCGGCTCAAGGAGCTGCAGGACGAGACGATCGAGCTGGAGAAGATGGCGACCCGCGGGCAGCTGTCGGCGGAAATCGGTCACGAATTGAACAACTTCCTCGGCGTGGTGGCCGGCAATCTTTCCCTACTGGAGTTCAACGTCAAAAAGCAGAAGTTCGACGACGTCGAACGATACATATCGACTATGTGCGAGACGATCGAGAAGATGAAACGGTTCACCGGCAATCTCATGGACCTGCGGATCGGTTCGTCGACGAGAGAGATCCTGCTGTTCGATCAGACGATTCAGGAAGTGATCGATTACCTTCGTCCCCAAAAGCGATTTCGCGATGTGTCGATTTTCGTGACGCAAATCGACGAGCATGTACCGTTCGAGGCGGACTCGACCCAGATACTTCAGCTGTTGTATAACCTGTTCAACAACGCCGCCGACGCGACGTTAGGCTGCGAGCGGCGCGAGATCACGGTACGCCTCGAGAAGAAAGACGACTCGCGCCGGTTTCGGTTTGCCATCAGCGACACGGGCGTCGGTTTCCCCGAAGACATCCTTCGCAAAGCCTTCAACGAGAAGTTCACCACGAAAAAGACCGGTCACGGATTCGGGCTGGTTGTTTGTCGACGTATTGTCGACCAGCATGGCGGGACCGTGCACGTGCACAGCCAGACGGGACAGGGGGCGACGATCGTGATCGAGTTTCCGATGGCGGTAGTCGAGACGGTTCCCGCGTAG
- a CDS encoding response regulator, whose product MTPSHVPSILIVDDEEIIRDFLSEVLEDYDLTLASDGDEAITHMKDKAYDVVITDLRMPKVPGEEVVKAARELRPDARVIIISGYSSLYTVSQSVNHGAFAFLSKPFSIKELLQTVDLALAG is encoded by the coding sequence ATGACGCCATCACATGTCCCATCGATACTCATCGTTGACGACGAGGAAATCATCCGCGACTTCCTTTCGGAAGTGCTCGAGGATTACGACCTGACGCTGGCCAGCGACGGCGACGAAGCGATCACGCACATGAAGGACAAAGCCTACGATGTGGTGATCACGGACCTCCGGATGCCCAAAGTGCCGGGCGAGGAAGTTGTCAAAGCGGCGCGGGAGCTTCGGCCCGACGCGCGGGTGATTATCATATCGGGATATTCGAGCCTGTATACGGTGAGTCAGTCGGTCAATCACGGGGCGTTTGCATTTCTGTCGAAGCCGTTCAGTATCAAGGAACTGCTGCAGACGGTGGATCTGGCACTTGCGGGGTGA